One part of the Ziziphus jujuba cultivar Dongzao chromosome 2, ASM3175591v1 genome encodes these proteins:
- the LOC132799381 gene encoding disease resistance protein RGA2-like — translation MDDVSTEALRRELMSGSNMGKKVRTFFSSSNQLVFRRTMANKIKGINDRLAAVSKNHANFHLEVRHEESRAVLRVREQTHSYIPEENVIGRESDRKAILDLLLDTKVEEDVSVLPIVSLGGLGKTTLAQFVFNHEKVRTNFDLKMWVCVLENFDVKSLVEKIIKSVTDHCEKNQEMDQLQRKLQKEINGKCYFLVLDDVWNENREEWLKLKNLLSKGAKGSRIIITTRSQKVGEITTHTMKPYKLGFLDKDNSWSLFKNVAFRPGHEPNNPNTKKTALEIVDKCGGIPLVIRTIGSMLYSKPEAQWSSFLEMEFLRMPQNENNILATLKLSYDNLPSNLKCCFAYCSLFPKDYEIEVDMLIKLWMAQGFIKPSSSGQSLEEAGFEIFNELYLRSFFQEVKENDWTKKLECKMHDLMHDLAVQVAGTECATLHSVGENIDGRPWHVSFNFDLNPSGQFPTFLSKENRIQTILFPPLWGNSGMLVSWDVVLGLKVLHTLDLHHSRKGPNSIGKLKHLRYLDLSRNYEIRTLPTSVAKLQNLQTLKLSNCTNLVELPRDLKKLVNLRHLENDGCDSLTHMPLGLGQLHNLVTLNEFVVNEEGVGPTNKPHNQGQVGVGGLNELMELNNLRGELDVRNLRYGKDASEEYKDANLKEKQHLYALRLSWSNRSNDSNDNVDATSMAEDYEITLESLQPHTNLKKLRIFGYRASVRVAKLELTDNYRFKTFERTQRMKMKMMDSFSPLSKLSWLKIERIKSLQSLSEGLTSSLISLRKLCIWECPKLKTLLPTFQQLTSLQELEISSCHEVDIYGDGGDGNMWQALQSLLILILQDLPQLGTLPDRLQQLTSLEKLTLEECKSLVGIPEWIGNLKSLRELRIRGCNKLTSLPEGLHQLTSLQSLDIRDLPQLETFPDGLQELTSLRELKFYACESLVGSPEWIGNLKSLRELGIGGPNKLTSLPKGMYNERINPPQEPSTSSSSDDPKETEHLLFLDEAKERRHLLKANLLEEGSFDSLVEWCLVKGTLNVLRSFMKFRSVKIVVVTSSMVSLKINGKPLTLDMVVDETWFSDPDVCEELKLELVCTLKTLADDATWKFAKENKIDLVTMHPGFTIGSFLQSTLNVTAEIVLNHINGTV, via the exons ATGGATGATGTCTCCACTGAAGCTTTGCGCCGAGAACTGATGAGTGGAAGTAATATGGGCAAGAAGGTACGCACTTTCTTCTCATCCTCCAACCAACTTGTGTTTCGTCGCACCAtggctaataaaataaaaggcatCAATGATAGGCTAGCTGCAGTTAGTAAGAATCATGCGAACTTCCATTTGGAGGTGCGCCATGAGGAGTCTAGAGCTGTCCTTAGAGTTAGGGAGCAAACTCACTCTTACATACCTGAAGAAAATGTTATTGGAAGGGAGAGTGATAGAAAAGCCATCCTAGACCTTTTGTTAGATACCAAAGTTGAAGAGGACGTGTCAGTTTTGCCAATAGTGAGTTTGGGAGGTTTAGGGAAAACCACGCTTGCTCAATTTGTGTTTAATCATGAGAAGGTTCGAaccaattttgatttaaaaatgtgGGTGTGTGTCTTAGAAAATTTTGATGTGAAATCTCTTGTtgagaaaattattaaatcagTGACTGATCATTGTGAAAAGAACCAAGAGATGGATCAACTGCAAAGGAAACTTCAAAAGGAGATAAATGGAAAGTGTTATTTCCTTGTACTTGATGACGTATGGAATGAGAATAGAGAAGAATGgctaaaattgaaaaacttatTATCAAAAGGTGCAAAAGGGAGTAGAATAATCATAACCACTCGTAGTCAAAAAGTTGGAGAGATTACTACTCACACAATGAAACCATATAAGTTAGGGTTTTTGGATAAAGATAATTCATggtctttatttaaaaatgtggCATTTAGGCCTGGGCACGAGCCAAACAACCCCAACACGAAGAAAACTGCATTGGAAATTGTGGACAAGTGTGGTGGTATTCCTCTCGTCATTAGGACAATTGGAAGCATGCTCTATTCCAAACCAGAAGCACAGTGGTCATCTTTCCTTGAAATGGAATTTTTAAGGATGcctcaaaatgaaaataatattttagccACTCTCAAACTTAGTTATGATAACCTCCCATCAAACTTGAAATGTTGTTTTGCTTATTGTAGTTTATTTCCAAAAGATTATGAAATTGAAGTTGACATGTTAATAAAACTGTGGATGGCACAAGGATTTATTAAGCCATCAAGTTCAGGTCAATCTTTGGAGGAGGCAGGGTTTGAGatttttaatgaattatatttGAGGTCATTCTTTCAAGaagtaaaagaaaatgattggacaaaaaaattagaatgcAAAATGCATGACCTCATGCATGATCTTGCAGTACAAGTAGCAGGAACCGAGTGTGCTACATTGCATTCTGTTGGAGAAAATATTGATGGAAGACCTTGGCACGTATCTTTCAATTTCGATTTAAATCCATCAGGTCAGTTTCCAACTTTTTTGTCTAAGGAAAATAGGATTCAAACAATACTTTTTCCTCCACTATGGGGGAATTCAGGAATGTTAGTAAGTTGGGATGTTGTTTTAGGTTTGAAGGTCTTGCATACATTAGATCTTCATCATTCTAGGAAGGGGCCAAATTCTATTGGCAAGTTGAAGCATTTGAGGTATCTTGATCTTTCTCGTAATTATGAGATCAGGACACTACCAACTTCAGTTGCCAAGCTGCAGAATTTGCAGACACTAAAACTATCAAATTGCACTAATTTAGTAGAATTGCCAAGAGACTTGAAGAAGCTAGTGAATCTTAGGCATCTTGAGAACGATGGATGTGATAGTTTGACTCATATGCCTCTTGGGCTGGGTCAATTGCATAATCTTGTGACTTTAAATGAGTTCGTAGTGAATGAGGAGGGTGTGGGTCCTACCAATAAGCCGCATAATCAAGGTCAGGTGGGTGTGGGTGGTCTTAATGAATTAATGGAACTCAACAACTTAAGAGGAGAGTTGGATGTAAGAAACTTGAGATATGGAAAAGATGCGAGTGAAGAATATAAGGATgcaaatttgaaggaaaaacaaCATCTTTATGCCTTACGGTTAAGCTGGTCAAATCGAAGCAATGATAGTAATGACAATGTTGATGCAACGTCCATGGCCGAGGATTATGAAATTACATTGGAAAGCTTGCAACCACAcacaaatcttaaaaaattacGTATATTTGGTTATAGAGCCAGCGTTAGAGTTGCAA AACTTGAGTTGACTGATAATTATAGGTTCAAGACTTTTGAACGAACACAAcggatgaagatgaagatgatggattctttctctcctctctcaAAGTTGAGTTGGCTCAAAATTGAAAGGATTAAGAGTCTACAGTCTCTGTCAGAGGGGTTAACCTCTAGCCTCATTTCTCTCAGGAAGCTGTGTATCTGGGAGTGTCCAAAATTAAAGACCTTGTTACCTACTTTTCAACAACTCACCTCTCTTCAAGAATTAGAGATTTCCAGTTGCCATGAGGTTGACATATATGGAGACGGTGGAGATGGGAATATGTGGCAAGCTCTTCAAAGCCTTCTTATTCTCATCTTACAAGATCTTCCACAACTGGGAACTCTCCCTGACAGGCTTCAACAACTTACCTCCCTCGAGAAGCTTACACTGGAAGAGTGTAAGAGTTTGGTGGGTATTCCAGAATGGATCGGCAACCTCAAATCACTTCGGGAGCTTCGTATTCGGGGTTGCAACAAATTGACATCGCTTCCTGAAGGATTGCATCAGCTCACCTCTTTGCAATCACTTGATATTAGAGATTTGCCACAACTGGAAACTTTCCCTGATGGGCTACAAGAACTTACTTCCCTCCGGGAACTAAAATTTTATGCGTGTGAGAGTTTGGTGGGTAGTCCGGAATGGATCGGCAACCTCAAATCACTTCGAGAGCTTGGTATTGGGGGTCCCAACAAATTGACATCACTTCCTAAAGGAATGT ATAATGAAAGGATTAATCCTCCACAAGAACCatccacttcttcttcttcag ATGATCCAAAGGAAACAGAACACTTGCTCTTTCTTGATGAAGCTAAAGAAAGACGTCACTTGCTTAAAGCAAATTTACTAGAAGAAGGATCATTTGATTCTTTAGTTGAATGGTGTTTAG TGAAGGGAACATTGAATGTTCTAAGATCGTTTATGAAATTTCGTTCTGTGAAGATAGTAGTTGTAACATCTTCCATGGTTTCACTTAAAATCAATGGGAAACCTCTCACACTCGATATGGTAGTTGATGAGACATGGTTTTCCGATCCTGATGTTTGTGAGGAGTTGAAGCTGG AATTGGTATGCACTTTGAAAACTTTAGCTGACGATGCTACTTGGAAGTttgcaaaagaaaacaagattGACTTGGTCACCATGCATCCAGGGTTTACTATTGGTTCTTTCTTACAGTCAACTCTTAATGTGACAGCAGAGATTGTTCTGAATCATATAAACGGTACAGTTTAG